One window of the bacterium genome contains the following:
- a CDS encoding 4-hydroxythreonine-4-phosphate dehydrogenase PdxA, with the protein MPARALPAVALTLGDPAGIGPEIVAKLAARGDLMRQARVVVVGDRWVWDDGQQIAGRRTELHEVASIGEARAWQEPGVPCLLPIETVRREEVVRTTATPAGGASVLRALGVCLDAARAGHIDALCFAPLNKLAMKQAGLRHPDELHFFAEYLGVRDYVCEINVLEGLWTTRVTSHVPLKDVAASLSGERLKQAARLLYRSLRAAGVERPRIAVAGLNPHAGEGGTCGREEIDVIAPAVREAAAEGIPMDGPFSADTIFLRARAGLYDGVLTMYHDQGQIALKLMGFDRGVTVQGGLPLPVTTPAHGTAFDIAGQNRANVEALSRAFTIACRMGAARRT; encoded by the coding sequence ATGCCTGCCCGCGCGCTGCCCGCGGTGGCGCTGACGCTCGGCGACCCCGCCGGCATCGGCCCCGAGATCGTCGCCAAACTCGCCGCTCGCGGTGATCTGATGCGGCAGGCGCGCGTCGTCGTCGTGGGCGACCGGTGGGTCTGGGACGACGGGCAGCAGATCGCCGGCCGGCGGACGGAACTCCACGAGGTCGCGTCGATCGGCGAGGCGCGGGCATGGCAGGAGCCGGGCGTACCCTGCCTCCTCCCGATCGAGACCGTCCGGCGGGAGGAAGTCGTTCGCACGACGGCGACCCCGGCGGGCGGCGCCTCGGTGCTGCGCGCGCTCGGCGTCTGCCTCGACGCGGCGCGTGCGGGCCACATCGACGCGTTGTGCTTCGCCCCGCTCAACAAGCTCGCGATGAAACAGGCGGGTCTCAGGCACCCGGACGAGCTGCACTTCTTCGCCGAGTACCTCGGCGTACGCGACTACGTGTGCGAGATCAACGTGCTCGAGGGACTGTGGACGACGCGGGTCACGTCGCACGTCCCGCTCAAGGACGTCGCCGCGTCACTGAGCGGCGAGCGGCTCAAGCAGGCCGCGCGGCTGCTGTACCGGTCGCTCCGGGCGGCCGGCGTCGAGCGGCCGCGCATCGCGGTGGCCGGCCTCAACCCGCACGCCGGGGAAGGCGGTACGTGCGGCCGCGAGGAGATCGACGTGATCGCGCCGGCGGTGCGGGAGGCGGCCGCGGAGGGGATTCCGATGGACGGGCCGTTCTCGGCGGATACGATCTTCCTCAGGGCGCGGGCCGGACTCTACGACGGCGTCCTCACCATGTACCACGACCAGGGCCAGATCGCGCTTAAACTCATGGGCTTCGACCGCGGCGTCACGGTGCAGGGGGGACTCCCGCTGCCGGTTACCACGCCGGCGCACGGCACCGCGTTCGACATCGCGGGCCAGAACCGGGCGAACGTCGAGGCGTTGAGCCGCGCCTTTACGATCGCCTGCCGGATGGGCGCCGCGCGCCGGACCTGA
- a CDS encoding MDR family MFS transporter, with protein MIVTVAAMLGMFLAAMDSTAVGTAMPTIVARFGGFALYSWVFAAYQIAFVVTTPIFGRLADLHGRKRIYLIGILWFIAASALCGLSRSMGELVFFRLLQGIGGGAVLPIALTIIADLFPVEQRLRIQGLFSGVWGLAAIVGPLIGGALADHGAWRWIFFVNIPAGLVATLILTLAFQESHAAQGTGSIDYAGIGLLSGASIVLLLLMFWGGHEFAWLSAPSFGLAALCAVLLLWFVHVETHNDEPFLPFSLFSNRMISVACLGGFLIGVSIFGTTAYVPLFVQAVIGKSATTAGEALMPYMVMWTVSSIVGGRVALRWGYRPVAVTGMTLLSTGALLLTRLDARSTAAVVFIDMVVLGSGMGLTATMFIIAMQNAVARPLRGIVTSINIFTRNLGSAIGVSAQGAVLVGILDARLAHLPAAVRVHLRAVADPQAMLDSAAQSGMSAAAHDVLRQALAQGIHGAFVLGLGLVALGLAAVVLYMPAGSVTEHSPKTASAAAPGDRRGGRGLVAGGESGEA; from the coding sequence GTGATCGTCACGGTCGCCGCGATGCTCGGCATGTTTCTCGCGGCGATGGACTCGACGGCGGTCGGCACGGCGATGCCGACGATCGTCGCCAGGTTTGGCGGGTTCGCACTGTATTCCTGGGTCTTCGCGGCCTACCAGATCGCGTTCGTCGTGACGACGCCGATCTTCGGGCGGCTCGCCGACCTGCACGGGCGCAAGCGCATCTACCTAATCGGCATTCTGTGGTTCATCGCCGCCTCCGCGCTGTGCGGGCTGTCCCGGTCGATGGGTGAGCTGGTCTTCTTCCGGCTGCTGCAGGGCATCGGCGGCGGCGCGGTGCTGCCCATCGCGCTCACGATCATCGCGGACCTCTTCCCCGTGGAGCAGCGGCTGCGCATCCAGGGGCTCTTCAGCGGCGTCTGGGGGCTCGCGGCGATCGTCGGCCCGCTGATCGGCGGCGCGCTGGCCGATCACGGCGCCTGGCGCTGGATCTTCTTCGTGAACATCCCGGCGGGGCTCGTCGCAACGCTCATTCTCACCCTGGCGTTCCAGGAATCGCACGCCGCGCAGGGGACGGGGTCGATCGACTACGCGGGCATCGGCCTCTTGTCGGGGGCGTCGATCGTGCTCCTGCTGCTGATGTTCTGGGGCGGCCACGAGTTTGCGTGGCTCTCCGCGCCGTCGTTTGGGCTGGCCGCGCTGTGCGCCGTGCTGCTGCTCTGGTTCGTGCACGTGGAGACGCACAACGACGAGCCGTTCCTGCCGTTCAGTCTGTTCAGCAACCGCATGATCTCCGTCGCCTGCCTCGGCGGGTTCCTGATCGGGGTCAGCATCTTTGGGACCACCGCCTACGTCCCGCTCTTCGTGCAGGCGGTGATCGGCAAGAGCGCCACGACGGCCGGCGAAGCGCTGATGCCGTACATGGTGATGTGGACGGTCTCGAGCATCGTCGGCGGCCGGGTCGCGCTGCGGTGGGGCTACCGGCCGGTGGCGGTCACCGGCATGACGCTGCTGTCGACCGGAGCGCTGCTGCTCACCCGGCTCGACGCGCGGTCCACCGCGGCGGTGGTCTTCATCGACATGGTGGTGTTGGGAAGCGGCATGGGCCTCACCGCCACGATGTTCATCATCGCGATGCAGAACGCGGTGGCGCGGCCGCTGCGCGGCATCGTCACGTCCATCAACATCTTCACCCGCAACCTCGGCAGCGCGATCGGCGTGAGCGCCCAGGGCGCGGTGCTCGTCGGCATCCTCGACGCTCGGCTCGCGCATCTCCCGGCGGCGGTCCGCGTCCACCTCCGCGCCGTGGCGGACCCGCAGGCGATGCTCGATTCGGCCGCGCAGAGCGGCATGAGCGCCGCCGCGCACGACGTCTTGAGGCAGGCGCTCGCACAGGGCATCCACGGGGCGTTCGTGCTGGGACTGGGCCTCGTCGCGCTCGGGCTCGCCGCGGTCGTGCTGTACATGCCGGCCGGCAGCGTCACGGAGCACTCTCCAAAAACGGCCTCGGCCGCCGCGCCGGGCGACCGCCGCGGCGGCCGGGGCCTCGTCGCCGGCGGGGAAAGCGGCGAGGCATGA
- a CDS encoding alpha-amylase/4-alpha-glucanotransferase domain-containing protein, translated as MQRLALSLVLHNHQPVGNFDHVFANATERSYAPMIAALERHPKVRLALHYSGPLLAWLRKHRPDLIASVRGLVERGQVEMLTGAYYEAILPIVPDADKRGQILKMTRAVRDEFAYAADGLWLAERVWEPHLARPLGEAGVAYTIVDDTHFHAVGLDDTQLLGYYVTEEEGVAVALFPSLRRLRYLIPWVTPDEVIDYLRSLADTDVRPEGRREPLNLALMGDDGEKFGMWPTTYAHCWERGWVDRFFEMLETARWIDLVPPGDYRRTHEPAGTIYLPTATYEEMAEWALPPTRAEARASLRHDLETGGRGDLASFVRGGFWRHFLVRYPEANTLHHLALRAGRKVHAMPPGPARERALDELWSGECNCTYWHGVFGGIYLPHIRGTAFGHLIAAEAEADAARHAEPYVEASAADLNGDGRPELYLATPLEVCTIDPARGGSIVEWDDRAAKRHLGNVLTRRAEAYHARVRQEPPATEGAVSIHEAGDHAKEPGLDRLLVYDRVRRTTLRTWLWPLSATREEVWRDAVEDLGEFGTGSYAWTVGDSAGAAAASLIRRAPVGGGEVTLERRLALPARSRGLVHAVRLTWHGPGVLRAVLAEEWSLGLFGRPEQVWAAAGAGPHVSLWESADLPRTTVVRAGETYSGLTLTFTADRPADVWTLPVFTISNSESGFERNQQGAMLILRWEIAVPAGTAWEQRTNAEVASR; from the coding sequence ATGCAACGGCTCGCGCTCTCCCTAGTCCTCCACAACCATCAGCCCGTCGGCAACTTCGACCACGTCTTCGCGAACGCGACGGAGCGGTCATACGCGCCGATGATCGCCGCGCTCGAGCGTCATCCCAAGGTCCGCCTCGCGCTGCACTACTCGGGACCGCTGCTCGCGTGGCTGCGCAAACACCGCCCCGACCTAATCGCGAGCGTGCGGGGCCTTGTCGAGCGCGGGCAGGTCGAGATGCTGACGGGCGCCTACTACGAGGCGATCCTCCCGATCGTACCCGACGCGGACAAGCGCGGCCAGATCCTCAAGATGACCCGCGCGGTGCGGGACGAGTTCGCCTACGCCGCGGACGGCCTCTGGCTCGCGGAGCGGGTATGGGAGCCGCACCTCGCGCGGCCGCTCGGCGAGGCCGGCGTCGCCTACACGATCGTGGACGACACGCACTTCCACGCCGTCGGCCTCGACGACACGCAGCTCCTCGGCTACTACGTGACCGAAGAAGAGGGCGTCGCCGTGGCGTTGTTTCCGAGCCTCCGGCGCCTGCGCTATCTTATCCCGTGGGTCACCCCGGACGAGGTCATTGACTATCTCCGCTCGCTCGCCGACACGGACGTGCGCCCGGAGGGCCGGCGGGAGCCGCTCAACCTCGCGCTGATGGGTGACGACGGCGAAAAGTTTGGGATGTGGCCGACGACGTACGCGCACTGCTGGGAGCGCGGCTGGGTCGACCGCTTCTTTGAGATGCTGGAGACGGCCCGGTGGATCGACCTCGTGCCCCCGGGCGACTACCGGCGCACTCACGAGCCGGCCGGGACGATCTACCTGCCGACGGCGACGTACGAAGAAATGGCGGAGTGGGCGCTGCCGCCGACCCGCGCGGAGGCGCGCGCGAGCCTGCGGCACGACCTCGAGACCGGCGGCCGCGGCGACCTCGCGAGCTTCGTGCGCGGCGGGTTCTGGCGGCACTTCCTTGTGCGGTACCCGGAGGCCAACACGCTGCACCACCTCGCGCTGCGCGCCGGCCGCAAGGTGCACGCGATGCCGCCCGGCCCGGCCCGGGAGCGCGCGCTCGACGAACTGTGGAGCGGCGAGTGCAACTGCACCTACTGGCACGGGGTGTTCGGCGGCATCTACCTGCCCCATATCCGGGGCACGGCGTTTGGGCATCTTATCGCCGCGGAGGCCGAAGCCGACGCAGCGCGCCACGCGGAGCCGTACGTCGAGGCGTCGGCGGCCGACCTCAACGGGGACGGCCGGCCGGAACTCTACCTGGCCACCCCCCTCGAAGTGTGCACGATCGATCCCGCCCGCGGCGGCAGCATCGTCGAATGGGACGACCGGGCGGCGAAGCGGCACCTCGGCAACGTCCTCACCCGCCGTGCGGAAGCCTACCATGCGCGCGTGCGGCAGGAGCCGCCGGCGACCGAAGGCGCCGTCTCGATCCACGAGGCCGGTGACCACGCGAAGGAGCCGGGACTCGACCGCCTGCTTGTGTACGACCGCGTCCGCCGCACCACGCTGCGCACCTGGCTGTGGCCTTTGAGCGCGACGCGCGAAGAGGTGTGGCGCGATGCGGTCGAGGACCTCGGCGAGTTCGGCACCGGATCGTACGCCTGGACCGTCGGTGACAGCGCGGGCGCCGCCGCCGCGTCGCTGATCCGGCGGGCGCCGGTCGGCGGGGGCGAGGTCACGCTCGAGCGCCGGCTCGCGCTCCCGGCGCGCAGCCGGGGCCTCGTGCACGCGGTGCGCCTGACCTGGCACGGTCCCGGCGTCCTGCGGGCGGTGCTCGCGGAGGAGTGGAGTCTGGGCCTGTTTGGACGTCCGGAACAGGTGTGGGCGGCGGCCGGCGCCGGCCCGCACGTCTCGCTGTGGGAGAGCGCGGACCTGCCCCGCACGACGGTGGTGCGCGCCGGCGAAACCTACTCCGGTCTCACCCTGACGTTCACGGCCGATCGCCCCGCGGACGTGTGGACGCTGCCGGTCTTCACGATCTCGAACTCCGAGTCCGGCTTCGAGCGTAACCAGCAGGGAGCGATGCTCATCCTCCGGTGGGAGATCGCCGTGCCCGCCGGAACCGCGTGGGAACAGAGGACCAACGCCGAGGTCGCCTCACGATAG